The Polyodon spathula isolate WHYD16114869_AA chromosome 13, ASM1765450v1, whole genome shotgun sequence genome includes a region encoding these proteins:
- the LOC121325307 gene encoding thyrotropin-releasing hormone receptor-like codes for MENNSRFETPTNVSLVTGTDSVFRSIEYKTISVFLVLLICGIGIIGNMMVVLVVLTTRHMRTPTNCYLVSLAVADLMVLVAAGLPNISDSLSGTWVYGHAGCLGITYFQYLGINVSSCSITAFTVERYIAICHPMRAQTVCTVSRAKRIIAFVWVLTSVYCMLWFFLVDINVNKDNKVECGYKVSRDLYLPIYLIDFAIFYVTPLLMAIVLYGLIARILFLNPLPNRADTTTERWQGKSGKQKNGSEPGSSKTTNRPQTKRAPSSRKQVTKMLAVVVILFALLWMPYRTLVLVNSFIEKPYLNAWFLLFCRMCIYANSAINPVVYNLMSQKFRSAFKKLCKCGEEETQRRTMYLTPVNYSMVRDTVTGSPEVNGKKTDKKQEAEGKGGPSQRLQATVSVDEEIYFSVV; via the exons atggaaaacaaCAGCAGATTTGAAACGCCCACCAATGTCTCATTGGTTACTGGCACGGACTCTGTGTTCAGGTCCATTGAATACAAAACCATCTCTGTGTTTCTGGTGCTGCTCATCTGTGGGATAGGCATCATTGGCAACATGATGGTGGTCTTGGTGGTCCTCACCACTCGTCACATGCGTACCCCCACAAACTGCTACCTCGTGAGCCTGGCCGTGGCTGACCTCATGGTGCTGGTGGCGGCTGGGCTGCCCAACATCTCAGACAGCCTCTCTGGGACCTGGGTCTATGGGCACGCTGGCTGCCTGGGGATAACCTACTTCCAGTACCTTGGAATTAATGTATCCTCCTGTTCCATCACAGCCTTCACTGTGGAAAG GTACATCGCCATTTGCCATCCAATGAGAGCGCAGACAGTGTGCACAGTGTCGAGAGCCAAGCGCATCATTGCCTTTGTCTGGGTCCTGACCTCAGTCTACTGCATGCTGTGGTTTTTCCTGGTCGACATCAATGTCAACAAAGACAACAAAGTTGAGTGCGGGTACAAAGTGTCTCGGGATCTCTATCTGCCCATCTACCTCATTGACTTTGCCATCTTCTATGTCACCCCCTTGCTTATGGCAATCGTGCTCTACGGGCTGATTGCGCGCATTTTGTTTCTCAACCCCCTCCCGAACCGGGCTGACACCACCACTGAGCGCTGGCAAGGCAAGAGTGGAAAGCAGAAGAACGGATCAGAACCAGGCAGCAGTAAAACCACCAATCGCCCACAGACCAAGAGAGCTCCCTCTTCAAGAAAGCAG GTCACAAAAATGCTGGCTGTTGTAGTCATCCTCTTTGCCTTGCTGTGGATGCCCTATCGAACCCTGGTCCTCGTCAACTCCTTCATTGAGAAGCCCTATCTGAATGCCTGGTTCCTCTTGTTCTGCCGGATGTGCATCTACGCCAACAGCGCCATCAACCCTGTCGTGTACAACCTCATGTCCCAGAAATTCAGGTCGGCTTTTAAGAAGCTGTGCAAGTGTGGAGAGGAGGAGACACAGAGACGCACCATGTACTTGACGCCAGTGAACTACAGTATGGTGAGGGACACAGTGACCGGGAGCCCTGAGGTGAATGGgaagaaaacagacaaaaaacaggaGGCAGAAGGAAAAGGGGGTCCTTCTCAGAGGCTTCAGGCCACTGTCAGTGTAGACGAGGAGATTTACTTCAGTGTGGTTTAA